Part of the Pseudorasbora parva isolate DD20220531a chromosome 13, ASM2467924v1, whole genome shotgun sequence genome is shown below.
TCTAGTGCGCTGGATATGGTGGCTCTGCGTCCTTCCACCTGGCCTCCTCTAGCTCCGCCTGCACGTGCCCCACCCCCACACGCCCCACTGATCTCATCCAAGCTTTTACTGTCCTGCATGCCACGCACGACTCGTTCTCGATCTGGGACAGAGCGCACACGTACCTCCGCCATCACGTGAGCTGGGCATGGAGAATCGTCCAGGTCTGGCAGCAGAGGGGGTGTGGCCTGGTCAGGGTGAGGGGCTGGAACAAGGGGAGGGGCCTCATCAGAAGAAATGGAAGTATTTGCCTGGACTTCATCTGACGAATCAGGATTAGACCATTCTTCAGGTTCAGAGTGAGTGGGAGGATGTTCAGTTGAGAGTGCTCCAACCGGCTGTGAATGTGCAGATTAATGCATTTATTAAGGTCAAGATAAACAGCAACAGATATTTGCATCACAAAAATTAGACATAAAGTTTCATTTTGTAactattaattaattacattcattaatttaacggaattattatttattattaattgtattatatttattattaattagtaTTTATgacttaatttaattaaacaaaaattgtattattactattatcattataatgaaaatataaaCCTATTATCATTAGGTtagtatttattatattaatatttagtttAACTGAGTAGTAAAAAAGCATAGATTCAATTCAAAGCcttaaatttaaatataatttcattaatataaatgatttattaatgattaaataatacatgtaataatataattattattaatcttaAGTTAGTATttattatcagtatttaactgAATGAGTACCAAAGAACATTCAGTTTAACCGCGTAAACTCTTTTTCTTTCAGAATCTTTCAgatcgcgtctttgataattcacactgcgtgattgtcactcgcgtgaatgagcaccgatttgcctatgatttcGGGCAGTTGTTTGCGGGTCAAAATCGGGGCTAAAATCGGGCAGTTTGAACTCATCATTACCTGTACGCAAATAAGTGTCTCTTTCCTTTGCTTGATCTCTCTCTTGTTGACTTCTCCATCACTTGTCTCtctttcctcctcctcctcttcccccCCTCTCCATTCTTCCAGCTCTCTTTTAGAGCAGCTGTGTATCAATTCTGTCTCACTGGAGAGTGTGTCCTCATCTGTGGCATCTTCAGTTGGAATGTGTATGCATTGGGAGTGTTGAATCAGTGACTCTGTAGGAGATGATTCTGAGTGATCTGTGTGTGACTGGAGTGTGTGGGTGTCTCTACATGAGTCCAAGTGGTGAGGTGTGTGTTTAATAGTCTCTGACAGGGCAGGCGTCTCCATGTGAGGCTCAAAATCAGCCCCATCAATGAAATTTATCCCCTGGAGAGTGAAGCCATGAGATCCCGTCCAATCAGAGGCCTTAGAAGAATCCGAGGATTCCACCCCGTTGCTTGCTTCCTGCGCATCCTGACCAGTCACAGGAGAGCGGCTCATCCCTCCACccactgaaaataaaaataataatgataatctTCATCGTCATAATCATCGTTGATGTAAAACTAAAGCTTTGTGATGCAAGCCATAATTTGCCTACATATTACATGCCTGAGTTTCTATAGTATTCTAAGGTAAAAATTTATTGTACAAAGATTATAAATGGTAATTTTTGTTAAAACATTCCATATCCTGTTTTAGCCATTTTGTGGtgctttttttaattcaatttgttttattgaagtaggaaaaaaaactaaatgaaaatgagaaatgttgccAACAaggttaaataaaatgttatattataaCACTTATACACTCATATAACATTCAATTTATGTAAAGTaacaaaatgttgttgttttattttgagTTTAATATAATAACCCTGACGTAAAATAAGCTAATACGTTTATTAAGTAAACTGTGAGAATAAACTCAAAACCTCCTATGATCGTGCAGGTTTGACGCATAGAGGTTTGGCGTCACATACGTAAACAAACAGTCTCAATCAGTTTTCTGCGTCGCTTTTGACAGCTGTCAGTTAATTCATTGTTCATCAATTTAATGGGATATTTACTTAGTGACATAATCCCTAAAACCCTAAAAAGACAGATTTGATCTAGTTATAATGTGCGTGTCTTTGAAAGAGGAACTGAAATCATATGACGTTAAAATCACCAACAACACCGATTTGCGGGTCTTATAATTCATGACTTACAGACGACATTTTCTCAAACATTTAGCATCACAGCCAGACAAACCAGACATAGATCAGCCAAACAATAGAAAGAAAGATAAGAAATTGGTTTAAGAAAGCGACAATGGTCACCTGACATTAGCTTTACGATaagctttagctgtagtgctgGCCTCGAAATTCATAGTCATTCCGCGAGATATCAGCGAAAACTCGCTGCTTTGTGATAATTACTGATTGAGTGTGGGTTGATTTGTCGTGTTTCAACAGGATGTAATGCGCTGGATGATTTATGAAGTTAATATTTACCTGCAGCTCTTCGCCCAGGATGAAGGTTGCCAGCTGAGTCCGGACTAAATATTTGTCGTACAGAAACACATCGTTGACGTTATAGTTCCGCGTTACAGAAAGAAATAATCTCATGACATAGAATCAATTACATTAATTTCATGAcatatattttgtgtttatgTACTCATACCTTAATATAGTTTATCAGAGGACTGCATTGTACAATTAATAAATAGCAAATTTCTTTGTCTATTCATTTATAATAATGTGCCGACAAAGAGCTGTCTAGACAGTCTGTCCCTACACCATAGCCCCAGACAGACATTTAGTACGCACATTGCACCACAAGGGGCGGTAGACTCCGTCGAATCCGATCGATTCATGTACTGGCCATAGAGtagtagactgtaaaaaaatgcgaGTTCTCTCCTCTCCCACGTCTTATTCAgtgggttgtgtgtgtgtatttttaccCCGCTTTCGTTTTATTGGTTTGGATTAGAAAAATTGTCAACCACATCAGCAAAACTTAGGCCAGCTTTGACCCTGTCACAAAACCCCAACCAAAACCAAAACCTCTGAGATCCTGTTATTATCCAAAAAACCTACCCTTGTAATAAAGCCCTCTGAAGCAGAGCCAATGTAATGCTGAGTCAATCTTTGACCCTATACCCTTTCTCCTTCTTTAGGGGATGGTATAGTCAACATGCTACATGCTAAAGCCGTTTTACATGTAATTTTATTCATATAGGCTAGTCTATATAGTCTagtctatataaatatatatatgtaatttatatatatagtggaacaatatatatatttttaaatgtagggTGTGGTGAGATTATTTTCCATTAGAAATTAATCAGACTGCGAAAGTGGCCGTTCCATAGCAGAACAGAGCAATGAACAATGAATTATGAAGAACTacctaaaaaaacacaacactgcaaaCACACAACTTCCTTAAAACACTCCATACTTCCTCAAACACTGCCAGTACCCACTTAAGAGGAAGCTTTTTTACCAGGATGTGGAATCTGAAGGACAAATCACCTTCAGTAGTATCTTGAATCTCTatagaaaatgtgttgtttgcaGTTGCTTAATCTTTATTACACTAATATGAATGTTAATAAGCCTCCAGCAATTGGgaagatttttagaaattaTAAAACGGTAGCCTAAAGCTATTTTGCTATTGGTTCATTTTTTACCAATTGCTAGTGTGGCCTAGATGAAACCAGctgatttaattattatttttaattttttattttatttggtaTGGAGTATATACTGAGGAATTGTGCTAAATAAGATTATAGCATATAAAgactgtatatttatttatttattgtcaaTATTTAACATGAAACCAGTCATCTTTCTTggcaaaattttattttttcttactTCCCTTACTTTTCTCTTAAAATCAGTCTCATCCCCTAGCTTGGTTATTTGCTCCACCAATTTCATTTACTGTCATATAGGCTCTCCAAGTCTGTTTGGTATTCAGTTCTCTGGGTGTTTTAAGGGGCAGCCGTATCCAAGGCAACCCGCCTAGTCAATTTCCCAGAGTCCTGTCATTTATATAAAGAGGATGCAATATACACTGATGTGCTCATGGAATTCAAATGCTTGTCACACCGCAAGCAGAGCCCAGAGGAAATTCCAGCTCATGTTTGTTTCTAAATATGCAgatgttattattattgcaaAGTCAAATACATGTTTAATAAAGAGCACATCTGAATTTTGTTCTTTTTCACTCAATTTCATGCGTATTCAAAAACACTTTATTCAAGGTtcaaagtccataaaaaatgaagaaaaaatttACAATAAAAGGCAAAACAGAGAAAATTATAACTCACACAATTTACAAGGTTCAAATCACTGATGGCAGGATTTAACTCTGCataattaaaacataaacatGAATCATCTAGtctacattttttgtttatatGACAACCAAGTTGCTCCAACATATATACATATCACTGGTTCTGTCCCTGTCATGTGGTGTTGGCCTAACCGCATTTTATttgctctttttctctctccgtCTCTACTGTATTTTAAATCCTCTTTTCCgcaatttattttttcatttttttcatccTTCTGAATGGAGACACTTCAGAGCGGGTGCCAAACCTCTTGGCAGTCATTCATATGTTCATGTGCAGGAGAAAGAAGCtgacatttaatataaaacacacCCTTTGTGCCTCCATCGTTCCCCAGAGAAAATGCTGTTTATCATCTTTGCATTCTGG
Proteins encoded:
- the borcs6 gene encoding BLOC-1 related complex subunit 6 isoform X2 encodes the protein MSRSPVTGQDAQEASNGVESSDSSKASDWTGSHGFTLQGINFIDGADFEPHMETPALSETIKHTPHHLDSCRDTHTLQSHTDHSESSPTESLIQHSQCIHIPTEDATDEDTLSSETELIHSCSKRELEEWRGGEEEEEERETSDGEVNKREIKQRKETLICVQPVGALSTEHPPTHSEPEEWSNPDSSDEVQANTSISSDEAPPLVPAPHPDQATPPLLPDLDDSPCPAHVMAEVRVRSVPDRERVVRGMQDSKSLDEISGACGGGARAGGARGGQVEGRRATISSALELEGTVSHDGDLTHFIAKNLEQKIKMSSRPSLDTDSDIPPIDPSVLVDLHKHTQDVAQSVELMLRSLSGTIQNMTALSVGYIQTYRDSVDSLGESVDMSIKGMYTLMARCEELDRSMQPIHTLAAQIRDIKRTLDALETICK
- the borcs6 gene encoding BLOC-1 related complex subunit 6 isoform X1; this encodes MSRSPVTGQDAQEASNGVESSDSSKASDWTGSHGFTLQGINFIDGADFEPHMETPALSETIKHTPHHLDSCRDTHTLQSHTDHSESSPTESLIQHSQCIHIPTEDATDEDTLSSETELIHSCSKRELEEWRGGEEEEEERETSDGEVNKREIKQRKETLICVQPVGALSTEHPPTHSEPEEWSNPDSSDEVQANTSISSDEAPPLVPAPHPDQATPPLLPDLDDSPCPAHVMAEVRVRSVPDRERVVRGMQDSKSLDEISGACGGGARAGGARGGQVEGRRATISSALELEGTVSHDGDLTHFIAKNLEQKIKMSSRPSLDTDSDRSGPVVRGRGSLRRPADIPPIDPSVLVDLHKHTQDVAQSVELMLRSLSGTIQNMTALSVGYIQTYRDSVDSLGESVDMSIKGMYTLMARCEELDRSMQPIHTLAAQIRDIKRTLDALETICK